A single Entelurus aequoreus isolate RoL-2023_Sb linkage group LG11, RoL_Eaeq_v1.1, whole genome shotgun sequence DNA region contains:
- the LOC133659956 gene encoding uncharacterized protein K02A2.6-like isoform X1 gives MEKLSPPSPMLLNANLADNWKRFKQRFNIYLAASGAGADNEKLKAHILLHVIGEDALDIYNSFQLDEANLTLEQLMTKFEEYFVPRQNVTFERYKFFTHDQKQGVPFDQYMAELHTLSKTCEFDTLRDSLVRDRIVCGTMDNALRERLLRETGLTLDKCVSMCRAAETTRAQAKELRRGETTVHAIHKEQWKNKMCTKQKDQKDKSMEFKCGKCGGSHKPKYCPAYGKTCNNCGRSNHYAKCCKAASRKKVHTVEEDDDKEEFIVNVVQACTIEKEEWIVPITVNQTTIPFKLDTGAHVNLLSLEDYKTLTVKSKIHPVKTKVSGYTGERVPVKGGCIATFKHKGRQMRAQLLIVDMSVQPILGLSACTKLNLVKRVFVVTSQETTNAQDTLMEEYKDCFQGLGCLPGLHKICVDKNVFPVVHPCRKVPFALREKLKDELARMEKLGVIKRIDEPTEWVSSLVVVQKKTGALRICLDPRDLNKAIRREHFKLPTREEIMAQFAGAKWFSKLDASSGFWQMKLGEESSRLCTFNTPEGRYRFLRLPYGILSAPEVYHKTIHMIFEHIPGVETMMDDIIVWGSTRKEHDERLRQVLDKTREVNLKLNKEKCEFGVKSLTFVGDVVSEEGVKPDPRKTSAINNMERPTNKDEVRRFLGMVTYLAKFVPQLSTQSAPLRSLLEQKNEWIWSHEQEQCFLKLKETLTQEPVLKFYDPEKSTRISADASQYGLGAVLLQQHEEQWLPVAYASRALTSAETRYAQIEKELLASLYACERFHQYVYGQMFQVETDHKPLVSIMNKPLNDCPVRIQRMLIRLQKYDVHMIYTQGKYMYTADTLSRAVDKRELADSDNSTEIQAYVDMVVTSLPVTADRTEQIRKETIADETMKELKSTVQNGWPDNKKDCPLKIQDYWNCRAELTVVDDIVLKGSKFVIPYSLRKQMLEKIHEGHLGEVKCKRRAREVMFWPRINQDISQTTASCGVCRTYRPKQQAEPLMTHPVPHRPYYKVGTDLFDFDGRSYVVVTDYFSNYPEIGALQSTTSKAVVSYLKTVFARHGVPCELFSDNGPQFSSCEFAAFAKEWGFQHSTSSPTYPKSNGLAECSVKTVKNLLKKSQDKDDFQKSLLIYRSAPLQNGLSPAQMLMGRRIRSNLPVNEDLLTPKGAHKIRHTKEVQKAKQKQLHDRTAKHLPMLRPGDVVRLRDISTGTWRQKGQVEEEVAPRSYRIQMENGPTLRRNRTDLQLQLTEGNIAAQEKAQQDSAGPAELADTEPDLADQGLTAASASPAVERLSNSRPKRHVQPPKRLIETC, from the coding sequence ATGGAAAAGCTAAGtccacctagcccaatgctactaAATGCTAATCTTGCCGATAACTGGAAGCGTTTTAAGCAaagatttaatatatatttagcaGCAAGCGGAGCAGGAGCTGATAATGAAAAGCTGAAAGCTCACATTCTTTTGCATGTTATTGGAGAAGATGCTTTGGACATATATAATAGCTTTCAGCTGGATGAAGCTAATTTGACTCTGGAACAGCtaatgacaaagtttgaagaatacTTTGTGCCTCGTCAAAACGTGACATTTGAGAGGTATAAGTTTTTCACACATGACCAAAAGCAAGGAGTACCTTTTGATCAGTACATGGCAGAGCTTCACACGCTAAGCAAAACATGTGAATTTGACACTCTGAGAGACTCATTAGTGAGAGATAGAATTGTTTGTGGTACAATGGATAATGCACTGAGAGAAAGACTGCTTCGAGAAACTGGGCTTACGTTAGATAAGTGTGTCAGTATGTGTAGAGCAGCTGAGACCACCAGAGCTCAAGCAAAAGAGCTACGGAGAGGTGAAACAACAGTGCATGCCATACATAAAGAACaatggaaaaataaaatgtgtaccaAACAAAAGGATCAAAAAGACAAATCCATGGAATTTAAATGTGGTAAATGTGGAGGCAGCCACAAGCCGAAATATTGTCCTGCATATGGAAAAACATGTAACAACTGTGGAAGGAGCAATCACTATGCAAAGTGTTGCAAAGCAGCTTCAAGAAAGAAAGTTCACACAGTTGAAGAAGATGATGATAAGGAGGAGTTTATTGTCAATGTGGTGCAAGCATGCACAATTGAAAAAGAAGAATGGATTGTTCCAATTACAGTGAATCAGACAACAATACCATTCAAGTTAGATACAGGTGCTCACGTAAACCTGCTATCTTTGGAAGATTACAAAACACTGACTGTAAAGAGCAAAATCCATCCAGTAAAAACCAAAGTAAGTGGATACACTGGAGAACGAGTTCCTGTTAAAGGCGGATGTATTGCAACTTTTAAACACAAGGGTCGACAAATGAGAGCACAGCTACTGATCGTGGATATGAGTGTACAACCAATCCTGGGACTCAGTGCATGCACCAAGCTCAATCTTGTCAAAAGAGTGTTTGTGGTGACATCTCAAGAAACTACAAATGCTCAGGACACACTCATGGAAGAGTATAAGGACTGCTTTCAAGGACTTGGATGTCTACCTGGACTACATAAAATATGTGTagataaaaatgtgtttcctgtTGTGCACCCATGCAGGAAAGTCCCATTTGCTCTGCGTGAAAAACTGAAAGATGAACTAGCGCGAATGGAAAAGTTGGGAGTCATTAAAAGAATAGATGAGCCAACTGAATGGGTCAGCTCGCTGGTTGTTGTGCAAAAGAAAACAGGTGCCCTAAGAATATGCTTGGATCCAAGAGACCTAAATAAAGCAATCAGAAGAGAGCATTTCAAGTTACCAACCAGGGAAGAGATCATGGCACAATTTGCTGGAGCAAAATGGTTCAGCAAATTAGATGCTTCATCAGGTTTCTGGCAGATGAAGCTTGGCGAGGAGAGTTCAAGACTGTGCACATTTAACACCCCGGAGGGCAGGTACAGGTTTCTTCGTCTACCATACGGCATCTTGTCAGCGCCTGAAGTATATCATAAGACCATTCACATGATTTTTGAGCACATACCCGGAGTTGAGACAATGATGGATGATATCATAGTGTGGGGCTCAACCCGAAAAGAACACGACGAAAGACTGAGACAAGTGCTAGACAAGACAAGGGAGGTGAACCTGAAACTTAACAAAGAAAAATGTGAGTTTGGAGTGAAGTCACTTACCTTTGTGGGAGATGTTGTGAGTGAAGAGGGCGTGAAGCCAGACCCGAGAAAAACTTCAGCAATCAACAACATGGAAAGGCCAACCAACAAAGATGAGGTCAGACGTTTCCTGGGGATGGTCACCTATCTTGCCAAGTTTGTCCCACAACTGTCAACACAGTCAGCACCTCTCAGGAGTCTTCTTGAACAAAAGAATGAATGGATATGGTCCCACGAGCAAGAACAATGTTTTCTGAAACTGAAAGAGACTCTTACACAGGAGCCCGTGTTAAAGTTTTATGACCCCGAGAAGAGCACCAGGATCTCGGCAGATGCATCGCAGTACGGCCTGGGAGCAGTGCTACTGCAGCAACATGAAGAGCAGTGGCTACCTGTCGCCTATGCTTCCAGAGCACTGACAAGTGCAGAGACCAGGTATGCTCAAATTGAAAAAGAACTGTTAGCAAGTTTGTATGCATGTGAGCGTTTCCATCAATATGTATATGGACAGATGTTTCAAGTGGAAACCGATCATAAACCGTTGGTGTCTATCATGAACAAACCGTTGAATGATTGTCCAGTACGAATACAGCGCATGCTAATTCGACTGCAAAAATATGATGTGCACATGATATATACACAAGGAAAATATATGTACACAGCCGACACATTGTCTAGAGCAGTGGACAAGAGAGAACTTGCAGACAGTGATAATAGCACAGAGATACAGGCATATGTAGATATGGTAGTGACATCTTTGCCGGTGACTGCAGACAGAACAGAACAAATACGGAAAGAGACTATTGCTGATGAAACTATGAAAGAACTCAAGAGCACAGTACAGAATGGATGGCCTGACAACAAAAAGGATTGCCCCTTGAAAATACAAGACTACTGGAATTGTAGAGCTGAGCTTACAGTGGTGGATGACATAGTGCTAAAAGGGAGCAAATTTGTTATTCCGTACTCACTGCGCAAACAGATGCTCGAAAAGATACACGAAGGCCACCTCGGTGAAGTCAAGTGTAAAAGGAGGGCTAGAGAAGTAATGTTCTGGCCAAGGATCAATCAGGATATTAGCCAAACAACAGCGTCATGTGGAGTTTGCCGAACTTACAGGCCAAAACAACAAGCGGAGCCACTGATGACTCATCCAGTGCCCCACAGACCTTACTACAAAGTAGGAACGGATCTATTTGACTTTGATGGAAGGAGCTACGTGGTAGTCACAGACTACTTTTCAAACTATCCGGAAATTGGAGCGTTGCAGTCAACAACGAGCAAAGCAGTTGTCAGTTATTTAAAGACTGTTTTTGCCAGACATGGTGTTCCATGCGAACTGTTTTCCGACAATGGTCCCCAGTTTTCTAGCTGTGAGTTTGCTGCCTTTGCCAAGGAATGGGGGTTTCAACACTCCACATCAAGTCCAACTTATCCAAAGTCCAACGGCTTGGCAGAATGCTctgtaaaaacagtaaaaaacctGTTAAAAAAATCACAGGACAAAGATGACTTTCAGAAAAGCTTACTGATCTACCGTAGTGCACCTCTACAAAATGGACTGTCACCCGCCCAAATGCTGATGGGTAGGCGCATTCGCTCCAACCTACCAGTCAACGAGGATTTGCTGACACCCAAAGGCGCACACAAAATCAGACACACTAAGGAAGTACAAAAAGCGAAGCAAAAACAGCTGCATGATAGAACGGCAAAACACCTGCCTATGCTGAGGCCAGGAGACGTCGTGCGTCTCAGAGACATTTCTACAGGCACCTGGAGACAAAAAGGACAGGTGGAAGAGGAAGTTGCTCCACGTTCGTATAGGATCCAGATGGAAAATGGACCGACTCTGAGAAGGAACCGCACGGATCTTCAACTACAGCTGACTGAAGGCAACATTGCAGCTCAGGAGAAGGCTCAAcaggactcagctggacctgcagaacttgctgacacggagcctgaccttgctgaccaaggactgacagcagcgtccgcgtcacctgctgttgagagactgtcTAACTCTAGACCGAAGAGACATGTTCAGCCACCAAAGAGGCTGATTGAGACTTGTTAA
- the LOC133659956 gene encoding uncharacterized protein K02A2.6-like isoform X2, whose amino-acid sequence MEKLSPPSPMLLNANLADNWKRFKQRFNIYLAASGAGADNEKLKAHILLHVIGEDALDIYNSFQLDEANLTLEQLMTKFEEYFVPRQNVTFERYKFFTHDQKQGVPFDQYMAELHTLSKTCEFDTLRDSLVRDRIVCGTMDNALRERLLRETGLTLDKCVSMCRAAETTRAQAKELRRGETTVHAIHKEQWKNKMCTKQKDQKDKSMEFKCGKCGGSHKPKYCPAYGKTCNNCGRSNHYAKCCKAASRKKVHTVEEDDDKEEFIVNVVQACTIEKEEWIVPITVNQTTIPFKLDTGAHVNLLSLEDYKTLTVKSKIHPVKTKVSGYTGERVPVKGGCIATFKHKGRQMRAQLLIVDMSVQPILGLSACTKLNLVKRVFVVTSQETTNAQDTLMEEYKDCFQGLGCLPGLHKICVDKNVFPVVHPCRKVPFALREKLKDELARMEKLGVIKRIDEPTEWVSSLVVVQKKTGALRICLDPRDLNKAIRREHFKLPTREEIMAQFAGAKWFSKLDASSGFWQMKLGEESSRLCTFNTPEGRYRFLRLPYGILSAPEVYHKTIHMIFEHIPGVETMMDDIIVWGSTRKEHDERLRQVLDKTREVNLKLNKEKCEFGVKSLTFVGDVVSEEGVKPDPRKTSAINNMERPTNKDEVRRFLGMVTYLAKFVPQLSTQSAPLRSLLEQKNEWIWSHEQEQCFLKLKETLTQEPVLKFYDPEKSTRISADASQYGLGAVLLQQHEEQWLPVAYASRALTSAETRYAQIEKELLASLYACERFHQYVYGQMFQVETDHKPLVSIMNKPLNDCPVRIQRMLIRLQKYDVHMIYTQGKYMYTADTLSRAVDKRELADSDNSTEIQAYVDMVVTSLPVTADRTEQIRKETIADETMKELKSTVQNGWPDNKKDCPLKIQDYWNCRAELTVVDDIVLKGSKFVIPYSLRKQMLEKIHEGHLGEVKCKRRAREVMFWPRINQDISQTTASCGVCRTYRPKQQAEPLMTHPVPHRPYYKVGTDLFDFDGRSYVVVTDYFSNYPEIGALQSTTSKAVVSYLKTVFARHGVPCELFSDNGPQFSSCEFAAFAKEWGFQHSTSSPTYPKSNGLAECSVKTVKNLLKKSQDKDDFQKSLLIYRSAPLQNGLSPAQMLMGRRIRSNLPVNEDLLTPKGAHKIRHTKEVQKAKQKQLHDRTAKHLPMLRHLETKRTGGRGSCSTFV is encoded by the exons ATGGAAAAGCTAAGtccacctagcccaatgctactaAATGCTAATCTTGCCGATAACTGGAAGCGTTTTAAGCAaagatttaatatatatttagcaGCAAGCGGAGCAGGAGCTGATAATGAAAAGCTGAAAGCTCACATTCTTTTGCATGTTATTGGAGAAGATGCTTTGGACATATATAATAGCTTTCAGCTGGATGAAGCTAATTTGACTCTGGAACAGCtaatgacaaagtttgaagaatacTTTGTGCCTCGTCAAAACGTGACATTTGAGAGGTATAAGTTTTTCACACATGACCAAAAGCAAGGAGTACCTTTTGATCAGTACATGGCAGAGCTTCACACGCTAAGCAAAACATGTGAATTTGACACTCTGAGAGACTCATTAGTGAGAGATAGAATTGTTTGTGGTACAATGGATAATGCACTGAGAGAAAGACTGCTTCGAGAAACTGGGCTTACGTTAGATAAGTGTGTCAGTATGTGTAGAGCAGCTGAGACCACCAGAGCTCAAGCAAAAGAGCTACGGAGAGGTGAAACAACAGTGCATGCCATACATAAAGAACaatggaaaaataaaatgtgtaccaAACAAAAGGATCAAAAAGACAAATCCATGGAATTTAAATGTGGTAAATGTGGAGGCAGCCACAAGCCGAAATATTGTCCTGCATATGGAAAAACATGTAACAACTGTGGAAGGAGCAATCACTATGCAAAGTGTTGCAAAGCAGCTTCAAGAAAGAAAGTTCACACAGTTGAAGAAGATGATGATAAGGAGGAGTTTATTGTCAATGTGGTGCAAGCATGCACAATTGAAAAAGAAGAATGGATTGTTCCAATTACAGTGAATCAGACAACAATACCATTCAAGTTAGATACAGGTGCTCACGTAAACCTGCTATCTTTGGAAGATTACAAAACACTGACTGTAAAGAGCAAAATCCATCCAGTAAAAACCAAAGTAAGTGGATACACTGGAGAACGAGTTCCTGTTAAAGGCGGATGTATTGCAACTTTTAAACACAAGGGTCGACAAATGAGAGCACAGCTACTGATCGTGGATATGAGTGTACAACCAATCCTGGGACTCAGTGCATGCACCAAGCTCAATCTTGTCAAAAGAGTGTTTGTGGTGACATCTCAAGAAACTACAAATGCTCAGGACACACTCATGGAAGAGTATAAGGACTGCTTTCAAGGACTTGGATGTCTACCTGGACTACATAAAATATGTGTagataaaaatgtgtttcctgtTGTGCACCCATGCAGGAAAGTCCCATTTGCTCTGCGTGAAAAACTGAAAGATGAACTAGCGCGAATGGAAAAGTTGGGAGTCATTAAAAGAATAGATGAGCCAACTGAATGGGTCAGCTCGCTGGTTGTTGTGCAAAAGAAAACAGGTGCCCTAAGAATATGCTTGGATCCAAGAGACCTAAATAAAGCAATCAGAAGAGAGCATTTCAAGTTACCAACCAGGGAAGAGATCATGGCACAATTTGCTGGAGCAAAATGGTTCAGCAAATTAGATGCTTCATCAGGTTTCTGGCAGATGAAGCTTGGCGAGGAGAGTTCAAGACTGTGCACATTTAACACCCCGGAGGGCAGGTACAGGTTTCTTCGTCTACCATACGGCATCTTGTCAGCGCCTGAAGTATATCATAAGACCATTCACATGATTTTTGAGCACATACCCGGAGTTGAGACAATGATGGATGATATCATAGTGTGGGGCTCAACCCGAAAAGAACACGACGAAAGACTGAGACAAGTGCTAGACAAGACAAGGGAGGTGAACCTGAAACTTAACAAAGAAAAATGTGAGTTTGGAGTGAAGTCACTTACCTTTGTGGGAGATGTTGTGAGTGAAGAGGGCGTGAAGCCAGACCCGAGAAAAACTTCAGCAATCAACAACATGGAAAGGCCAACCAACAAAGATGAGGTCAGACGTTTCCTGGGGATGGTCACCTATCTTGCCAAGTTTGTCCCACAACTGTCAACACAGTCAGCACCTCTCAGGAGTCTTCTTGAACAAAAGAATGAATGGATATGGTCCCACGAGCAAGAACAATGTTTTCTGAAACTGAAAGAGACTCTTACACAGGAGCCCGTGTTAAAGTTTTATGACCCCGAGAAGAGCACCAGGATCTCGGCAGATGCATCGCAGTACGGCCTGGGAGCAGTGCTACTGCAGCAACATGAAGAGCAGTGGCTACCTGTCGCCTATGCTTCCAGAGCACTGACAAGTGCAGAGACCAGGTATGCTCAAATTGAAAAAGAACTGTTAGCAAGTTTGTATGCATGTGAGCGTTTCCATCAATATGTATATGGACAGATGTTTCAAGTGGAAACCGATCATAAACCGTTGGTGTCTATCATGAACAAACCGTTGAATGATTGTCCAGTACGAATACAGCGCATGCTAATTCGACTGCAAAAATATGATGTGCACATGATATATACACAAGGAAAATATATGTACACAGCCGACACATTGTCTAGAGCAGTGGACAAGAGAGAACTTGCAGACAGTGATAATAGCACAGAGATACAGGCATATGTAGATATGGTAGTGACATCTTTGCCGGTGACTGCAGACAGAACAGAACAAATACGGAAAGAGACTATTGCTGATGAAACTATGAAAGAACTCAAGAGCACAGTACAGAATGGATGGCCTGACAACAAAAAGGATTGCCCCTTGAAAATACAAGACTACTGGAATTGTAGAGCTGAGCTTACAGTGGTGGATGACATAGTGCTAAAAGGGAGCAAATTTGTTATTCCGTACTCACTGCGCAAACAGATGCTCGAAAAGATACACGAAGGCCACCTCGGTGAAGTCAAGTGTAAAAGGAGGGCTAGAGAAGTAATGTTCTGGCCAAGGATCAATCAGGATATTAGCCAAACAACAGCGTCATGTGGAGTTTGCCGAACTTACAGGCCAAAACAACAAGCGGAGCCACTGATGACTCATCCAGTGCCCCACAGACCTTACTACAAAGTAGGAACGGATCTATTTGACTTTGATGGAAGGAGCTACGTGGTAGTCACAGACTACTTTTCAAACTATCCGGAAATTGGAGCGTTGCAGTCAACAACGAGCAAAGCAGTTGTCAGTTATTTAAAGACTGTTTTTGCCAGACATGGTGTTCCATGCGAACTGTTTTCCGACAATGGTCCCCAGTTTTCTAGCTGTGAGTTTGCTGCCTTTGCCAAGGAATGGGGGTTTCAACACTCCACATCAAGTCCAACTTATCCAAAGTCCAACGGCTTGGCAGAATGCTctgtaaaaacagtaaaaaacctGTTAAAAAAATCACAGGACAAAGATGACTTTCAGAAAAGCTTACTGATCTACCGTAGTGCACCTCTACAAAATGGACTGTCACCCGCCCAAATGCTGATGGGTAGGCGCATTCGCTCCAACCTACCAGTCAACGAGGATTTGCTGACACCCAAAGGCGCACACAAAATCAGACACACTAAGGAAGTACAAAAAGCGAAGCAAAAACAGCTGCATGATAGAACGGCAAAACACCTGCCTATGCTGAG GCACCTGGAGACAAAAAGGACAGGTGGAAGAGGAAGTTGCTCCACGTTCGTATAG